One genomic window of Tribolium castaneum strain GA2 chromosome 10, icTriCast1.1, whole genome shotgun sequence includes the following:
- the LOC103314974 gene encoding PBAN-type neuropeptides isoform X2: MERFILINWTVLCVAVLFFETVLSTPHESSVPNERNDDSKETYFWFGPRLGRKKRNSSNDDLYQDMQKEELVSLTDALQDVPWAIIAVNEGKRHVVNFTPRLGRESGEEFVNNAPEDRWLQNHETSGEMLYQRSPPFAPRLGRHSSPFSPRLGRENDRNLFS, translated from the exons ATGGAACGATTCATTCTTATTAACTGGACTGTGCTTTGTGTAGCCGTTCTTTTCTTCGAAACAGTATTGTCAACACCTCAT GAATCAAGCGTTCCAAATGAACGAAACGACGATAGTAAGGAAACGTACTTCTGGTTCGGGCCCAGACTTGGAAGGAAAAAAAGGAATTCAAGTAACGATGATTTGTACCAAGATATGCAGAAGGAGGAATTAGTTTCTCTTACAGATGCTTTGCAGGATGTACCATGGGCTATAATTGCTGTAAATG AAGGAAAACGACATGTAGTGAATTTCACTCCAAGGTTAGGTAGAGAATCTGGTGAAGAGTTTGTTAACAATGCTCCTGAGGATCGATGGTTACAAAATCACGAAACATCAGGAGAAATGTTGTATCAAAGATCACCTCCGTTCGCGCCCAGGCTGGGAAGACACTCATCTCCATTTTCCCCTCGATTAGGAAGGGAAAATGATAGGAATCTCTTTTCATAA
- the LOC103314974 gene encoding PBAN-type neuropeptides isoform X1, with protein MERFILINWTVLCVAVLFFETVLSTPHESSVPNERNDDSKETYFWFGPRLGRKKRNSSNDDLYQDMQKEELVSLTDALQDVPWAIIAVNDLLEGKRHVVNFTPRLGRESGEEFVNNAPEDRWLQNHETSGEMLYQRSPPFAPRLGRHSSPFSPRLGRENDRNLFS; from the exons ATGGAACGATTCATTCTTATTAACTGGACTGTGCTTTGTGTAGCCGTTCTTTTCTTCGAAACAGTATTGTCAACACCTCAT GAATCAAGCGTTCCAAATGAACGAAACGACGATAGTAAGGAAACGTACTTCTGGTTCGGGCCCAGACTTGGAAGGAAAAAAAGGAATTCAAGTAACGATGATTTGTACCAAGATATGCAGAAGGAGGAATTAGTTTCTCTTACAGATGCTTTGCAGGATGTACCATGGGCTATAATTGCTGTAAATG ATCTTTTAGAAGGAAAACGACATGTAGTGAATTTCACTCCAAGGTTAGGTAGAGAATCTGGTGAAGAGTTTGTTAACAATGCTCCTGAGGATCGATGGTTACAAAATCACGAAACATCAGGAGAAATGTTGTATCAAAGATCACCTCCGTTCGCGCCCAGGCTGGGAAGACACTCATCTCCATTTTCCCCTCGATTAGGAAGGGAAAATGATAGGAATCTCTTTTCATAA
- the RhoGAP93B gene encoding rho GTPase-activating protein 39: MASNTYRVEWVEIIEPKTGEHMYANLATGECVWDPPEGVPVKRTDSNQWWELFDQNTARFYYYNATSQRTVWHKPTNCDIIPLAKLQTLKHNTDCSPGAAHAPTTNQATQTGEATGRGQVLSLSASTPQLRRKSSDLCRSSSFSQRGAEAPLYSNWHDSHLLPLEHFLLNNSRDSDSDHSDSGSESLTGHEPDNEDSDQSEGSYLPHRFLHRPVEYLNLPTAVTETREPKDHPPAPIMLKPLAEPPFQPEREADMEKFAADNLNLGGRGLFRRKASVRDLLSWSARSLQRPLLASSKPVARQALDMFRQVQMYMGDRKARPGVSMNSLLMDILGTAHTQSLLRDELFVQLCRQTTENPRRDSLLRGWELLTIALAFVPPSPLFQPALLGYLNRHRDPGFSRVFPDVSRWPIHVQVNHYATVACQRLERIGAGGKRSARRPQMDDIDSARKQIFQASLFGNTLREVMQLQASRWPTRRLPWPQVELSQQVLRLQGLSTEGIFRVSADVDEVNRLKAQMDKWELSEPSDAHVPANLLKLWLRELYEPLIPDSLYPECVAEPMTSRRACDLVLRLPTLHRLVLCYLIRFLQIFNKPDVIQHTKMDASNLAMVFAPNCLRCMASDPRTMFDNARKEMAFMRCLIQDLDTECVRDMI, translated from the exons ATGGCTTCTAATACTTATAG GGTAGAATGGGTAGAAATAATAGAGCCGAAAACAGGCGAGCATATGTATGCGAATTTAGCAACAGGGGAGTGTGTCTGGGACCCTCCTGAGGGTGTTCCGGTCAAAAGAACCGACTCTAACCAGTGGTGGGAGCTCTTCGATCAAAACACGGCCCGGTTCTACTACTACAATGCCACTTCCCAGCGCACCGTGTGGCACAAACCCACAAATTGTGACATAATACCTCTAGCCAAATTACAAACTTTGAAACACAACACCGACTGCAGTCCCGGGGCTGCTCACGCGCCCACCACCAATCAGGCCACGCAAACCGGGGAGGCCACAGGCCGCGGCCAAGTGCTAAGTTTATCAGCGAGTACGCCACAACTGCGGCGGAAGTCGAGTGATTTGTGCCGAAGTAGCAGTTTTAGTCAGAGAGGTGCCGAAGCACCTTTGTACTCCAACTGGCACGATTCGCATTTATTGCCTTTGGAGCACTTCCTTCTGAACAACAGCCGCGATTCGGATAGTGATCATTCCGACAGCGGAAGTGAGTCTCTAACTGGCCATGAGCCCGATAACGAGGATTCGGATCAGTCGGAAGGCAGCTACTTGCCTCACCGGTTCCTCCACAGACCAGTCGAGTACCTCAATTTACCAACGGCCGTTACCGAAACGAGAGAACCGAAGGACCATCCCCCGGCCCCCATCATGCTTAAACCCCTCGCTGAGCCGCCCTTCCAGCCTGAACGTGAGGCGGACATGGAGAAGTTTGCGGCTGATAATTTGAATCTTGGGGGCAGGGGGCTGTTCAGGAGGAAAGCAAGTGTTCGCGATTTGTTAAGCTGGTCGGCTAGGAGTCTGCAAAGGCCTCTCTTAGCCTCAAGTAAACCAGTTGCGAGACAAGCTTTAGATATGTTTAGACAAGTACAAATGTATATGGGCGACCGCAAAGCTAGACCTGGAGTTTCTATGAATTCGTTACTCATGGATATCCTGGGGACAGCACATACGCAGTCTCTTCTAAGAGATGAACTGTTCGTTCAGTTGTGTCGGCAGACGACTGAAAACCCGAGGCGCGATTCCCTTTTGCGTGGATGGGAACTACTTACCATTGCTTTAGCTTTTGTTCCTCCCAGTCCCTTGTTCCAACCAGCTCTCTTAGGCTATCTCAATCGACATAGAGATCCGGGGTTTTCGAGAGTTTTTCCGGACGTTAGTAGATGGCCAATACACGTACAG gtgAATCATTACGCAACTGTGGCTTGCCAGCGGTTGGAGCGAATTGGCGCGGGTGGGAAGAGGTCCGCGCGTCGGCCCCAAATGGACGATATAGATTCAGCCCgcaaacaaatatttcaagCTAGTCTTTTTGGTAATACTCTACGCGAAGTGATGCAGCTTCAGGCCAGTCGTTGGCCGACTCGTCGGCTGCCCTGGCCTCAAGTGGAGTTGTCTCAGCAAGTCCTCCGATTACAAGGATTGAGCACGGAGGGCATATTCCGCGTGTCCGCAGACGTGGACGAAGTGAACCGATTGAAGGCCCAGATGGACAAATGGGAACTTAGCGAACCAAGTGATGCTCATGTCCCAGCGAATTTGCTTAAGTTGTGGTTGCGTGAATTGTATGAACCTTTAATACCCGACTCTCTTTATCCCGAATGCGTCGCTGAACCCATGACCTCTCGCCGTGCATGTGATCTAGTTCTCCGTTTACCGACTTTGCACAGACTTGTTTTATGCTATTTAATTcggtttttgcaaatttttaataaacctgATGTTATCCAGCATACTAAAATGGATGCTTCCAATTTGGCTATGGTCTTTGCGCCTAACTGCTTGCGTTGTATGGCGAGCGATCCGCGTACCATGTTCGACAATGCTCGCAAAGAAATGGCCTTTATGCGGTGTCTCATTCAAGATCTTGACACCGAATGTGTTCGCGATATGATCTGA
- the Nt5c gene encoding 5'-nucleotidase domain-containing protein 3 isoform X2: MLLCKLINCYPSLRLTGHYLTQQKWVVSKKNSRFHSTQLLEDAYKKMKAKCQSKKLPKDVNPKAVFACNELDLKEVNVYGFDYDYTLACYKPSMDYVLYNLGRQTLIEQYKYPEEIAQLEYKPGFAVRGLHYDIEKGILLKLDSFLQIQFGSVYKGLTPLSVEEVLKIYKNRIIPIAYVEGNTKNSSDSHSKMVQLADLFSVPEMGLICNVADYFERNHIDYHPEILFRDVKSSVKSSHPVMHKIVSENVSEYIESNENLRPFFDRLKSANKNLFLVTNSPYNFVNKGMEMLVGRDWKDYFDVLIVQARKPRFFTDISRPIRVFDEQSGSHIWDRVTKLEKGVIYYEGTVKQLQDLTGWRGHQVLYFGDHPYSDLADVTLEHGWRTGAIINELTHEIATLNNVEFKKNANWLQMLTQLIEDHQDCEDPEEQKILQKWMAERDKLRNDIKFVFNPQFGSVFRTYHNPTYFSRRLFRFADIYTSNITNLLNYSVKHTFYPRRGVMPHEYISYFV, encoded by the exons ATGTTATTATGCAAGCTCATTAACTGTTATCCAAGTTTACGCTTAACAGGCCATTATTTAACGCAGCAAAAATGGgtcgtttcaaaaaaaaattcaagatttCATTCAACTCAACTTCTAGAAGATGCGTACAAGAAAATGAAGGCAAAATGTCAAT CGAAGAAATTACCGAAAGACGTCAACCCAAAGGCCGTTTTTGCGTGTAATGAGCTAGATTTAAAGGAAGTTAACGTTTATGGGTTTGATTATGACTATACGCTTGCTTGCTACAAGCCCTCAATGGACTatgttttatataatttagGTAGACAGACGCTTATAGAACAGTATAAA taCCCTGAAGAAATAGCACAATTGGAGTATAAGCCAGGCTTTGCCGTCAGGGGACTACATTATGACATAGAAAAAGGAATTTTACTCAAATTGGATTCTTTTTTACAAATCCAATTCGGCTCAGTTTACAAAGGGCTAACGCCGCTATCCGTGGAAGAGGTTCTGAAAATTTACAAGAACCGAATTATCCCTATAGCTTACGTTGAaggaaacacaaaaaattcctCG GACAGCCACTCTAAGATGGTGCAACTGGCTGATTTATTCTCTGTACCTGAAATGGGTTTGATTTGCAATGTGGCAGATTATTTCGAGCGTAATCACATTGATTACCACccagaaattttatttagggACGTTAAA AGTTCCGTCAAAAGCTCTCATCCTGTTATGCACAAAATAGTCTCGGAAAACGTATCAGAATACATAGAGTCAAACGAAAATCTCAGGCCGTTTTTTGATCGCTTAAAAAGCGCAAATAAGAATTTATTTCTAGTCACCAATAGTCCTTATAATTTCGT TAACAAAGGTATGGAAATGCTGGTTGGGCGCGACTGGAAAGACTACTTCGATGTTCTTATCGTTCAAGCCAGGAAACCCCGGTTTTTCACCGACATTTCGCGGCCCATTCGTGTATTTGACGAACAGAGCGGCAGCCACATTTGGGATCGTGtgacaaaattggaaaaaggaGTTATTTATTATGAA GGAACTGTAAAACAGTTACAAGACTTAACTGGCTGGCGTGGTCATCAAGTCTTGTATTTTGGGGACCACCCTTACAGTGACCTCGCTGACGTAACGTTAGAGCATGGATGGAGGACCGGGGCCATAATCAACGAGTTGACA CACGAAATTGCCACCTTAAATAACGTGGagttcaagaaaaatgccaaCTGGTTGCAAATGTTGACTCAGCTGATTGAAGACCACCAAGATTGTGAAGATCCAGAAGAACagaaaattcttcaaaaatgGATGGCTGAACGCGATAAGTTGAGAAATGATATTAAGTTTGTGTTCAATCCCCAGTTTGGGAGCGTCTTCCGCACATATCACAACCCTACGTATTTTTCTAGACGATTATTTAGATTTGCCGACATATACACGTCGAACATAACTAATTTATTGAATTACTCGGTCAAGCACACGTTTTATCCAAGACGCGGTGTCATGCCCCACGAGTATATATCCTACTTTGTATAG
- the Nt5c gene encoding 5'-nucleotidase domain-containing protein 3 isoform X1 has translation MLLCKLINCYPSLRLTGHYLTQQKWVVSKKNSRFHSTQLLEDAYKKMKAKCQSKKLPKDVNPKAVFACNELDLKEVNVYGFDYDYTLACYKPSMDYVLYNLGRQTLIEQYKYPEEIAQLEYKPGFAVRGLHYDIEKGILLKLDSFLQIQFGSVYKGLTPLSVEEVLKIYKNRIIPIAYVEGNTKNSSLVLQDSHSKMVQLADLFSVPEMGLICNVADYFERNHIDYHPEILFRDVKSSVKSSHPVMHKIVSENVSEYIESNENLRPFFDRLKSANKNLFLVTNSPYNFVNKGMEMLVGRDWKDYFDVLIVQARKPRFFTDISRPIRVFDEQSGSHIWDRVTKLEKGVIYYEGTVKQLQDLTGWRGHQVLYFGDHPYSDLADVTLEHGWRTGAIINELTHEIATLNNVEFKKNANWLQMLTQLIEDHQDCEDPEEQKILQKWMAERDKLRNDIKFVFNPQFGSVFRTYHNPTYFSRRLFRFADIYTSNITNLLNYSVKHTFYPRRGVMPHEYISYFV, from the exons ATGTTATTATGCAAGCTCATTAACTGTTATCCAAGTTTACGCTTAACAGGCCATTATTTAACGCAGCAAAAATGGgtcgtttcaaaaaaaaattcaagatttCATTCAACTCAACTTCTAGAAGATGCGTACAAGAAAATGAAGGCAAAATGTCAAT CGAAGAAATTACCGAAAGACGTCAACCCAAAGGCCGTTTTTGCGTGTAATGAGCTAGATTTAAAGGAAGTTAACGTTTATGGGTTTGATTATGACTATACGCTTGCTTGCTACAAGCCCTCAATGGACTatgttttatataatttagGTAGACAGACGCTTATAGAACAGTATAAA taCCCTGAAGAAATAGCACAATTGGAGTATAAGCCAGGCTTTGCCGTCAGGGGACTACATTATGACATAGAAAAAGGAATTTTACTCAAATTGGATTCTTTTTTACAAATCCAATTCGGCTCAGTTTACAAAGGGCTAACGCCGCTATCCGTGGAAGAGGTTCTGAAAATTTACAAGAACCGAATTATCCCTATAGCTTACGTTGAaggaaacacaaaaaattcctCG TTGGTATTACAGGACAGCCACTCTAAGATGGTGCAACTGGCTGATTTATTCTCTGTACCTGAAATGGGTTTGATTTGCAATGTGGCAGATTATTTCGAGCGTAATCACATTGATTACCACccagaaattttatttagggACGTTAAA AGTTCCGTCAAAAGCTCTCATCCTGTTATGCACAAAATAGTCTCGGAAAACGTATCAGAATACATAGAGTCAAACGAAAATCTCAGGCCGTTTTTTGATCGCTTAAAAAGCGCAAATAAGAATTTATTTCTAGTCACCAATAGTCCTTATAATTTCGT TAACAAAGGTATGGAAATGCTGGTTGGGCGCGACTGGAAAGACTACTTCGATGTTCTTATCGTTCAAGCCAGGAAACCCCGGTTTTTCACCGACATTTCGCGGCCCATTCGTGTATTTGACGAACAGAGCGGCAGCCACATTTGGGATCGTGtgacaaaattggaaaaaggaGTTATTTATTATGAA GGAACTGTAAAACAGTTACAAGACTTAACTGGCTGGCGTGGTCATCAAGTCTTGTATTTTGGGGACCACCCTTACAGTGACCTCGCTGACGTAACGTTAGAGCATGGATGGAGGACCGGGGCCATAATCAACGAGTTGACA CACGAAATTGCCACCTTAAATAACGTGGagttcaagaaaaatgccaaCTGGTTGCAAATGTTGACTCAGCTGATTGAAGACCACCAAGATTGTGAAGATCCAGAAGAACagaaaattcttcaaaaatgGATGGCTGAACGCGATAAGTTGAGAAATGATATTAAGTTTGTGTTCAATCCCCAGTTTGGGAGCGTCTTCCGCACATATCACAACCCTACGTATTTTTCTAGACGATTATTTAGATTTGCCGACATATACACGTCGAACATAACTAATTTATTGAATTACTCGGTCAAGCACACGTTTTATCCAAGACGCGGTGTCATGCCCCACGAGTATATATCCTACTTTGTATAG